The window CCAATAACCCGAGCAATAATTAATTGGCTGTTATTTTCATTTTTATAGTTAAGTTGCTTACGAAGAAAATCATTTTCTTTTCTTAATTCTAACAACTTAACTTGATCGATAGAGCAACTCAGCAACTGCTGACTTAATACTTCATTTGTTTTTAACAAATTATCCTGAGCAAAAATATTATTAAAGGTGGCATAAGTTCTTTGTCCAACATTAAATAAATAACCCTGCGCGGGCATTAAAAAAAAATTAATCGCGTTTCTTATTGGTTGCCATAAATCAGTTATCGCAAAAATCAAAACACCAATTAAACAAATAATTAATAAACTGATCTTATAAGTCTTTTTTCCTAACATCTCATTAGTTTACTAAATAATTTGTAGGCGGAGCCAATAATGATTTTAAATTATCAAAATCTTCCAGCACGACACCAATACCGCGAACCACGGAGGTTAGTGGATCATTAGTAATATGAACGGGAATCTTTAACTCGTTGCCGATTACTTTATCCAAACCCATTAACAGCGCCCCGCCACCGGACAAAACAATTCCTTGTTGATAGATGTCCGCTACTAACTCGGGTGGTGTTTTTTCTAAAGTATCACGAATATTTTCAATAAGAACCTTAATGTTTTTAATAATTGCTTCTCGTACCTGACCATTACTAATACTTATCTCTCGGGGTAATCCCGTATATAAATCACGTCCCCGAATTTTCTTTTCTTGCGAATCAGTACCAGCAAAGACACTACCAATAGTTATTTTCAAATCTTCTGCTGTTTTTTCGCCCAATAATAAATTAAAATTTTCTCGGACGTATTGAATAATATCTTGATCAAATTTATTACCGCCAAATTTTAGAGAGGTAAAGGTAACTACTCCACCTAAAGAAATAACGGCGATTTCGGTAATACCAGCTCCTAACTCCACAATCATATTGCCACTTGGCTCCTGGATTGGTAAACGGGCGCCAATGGCTGCAGCCATTGGTTGCTCGATCAAAAAGACCTGACTAGCTCCCGCGCCCATCGTCGCATCCTCTACCGCTTTGCGTTCTACTTCCGTAATATCCAGAGGAATACTGACAATAATTTTTGGTCGCGGGGCAAAAGAAAAATTTTCACGATGC of the Candidatus Komeilibacteria bacterium CG_4_10_14_0_2_um_filter_37_10 genome contains:
- a CDS encoding rod shape-determining protein (functions in MreBCD complex in some organisms) yields the protein MFNKFFAKFSREMGLDLGTANTLVYICDKGILVNDPSIVAINNRTDQIIAVGEDARKMVGKAPTHITISRPLVAGIISDYEVSEKMIKYFIDRVHRENFSFAPRPKIIVSIPLDITEVERKAVEDATMGAGASQVFLIEQPMAAAIGARLPIQEPSGNMIVELGAGITEIAVISLGGVVTFTSLKFGGNKFDQDIIQYVRENFNLLLGEKTAEDLKITIGSVFAGTDSQEKKIRGRDLYTGLPREISISNGQVREAIIKNIKVLIENIRDTLEKTPPELVADIYQQGIVLSGGGALLMGLDKVIGNELKIPVHITNDPLTSVVRGIGVVLEDFDNLKSLLAPPTNYLVN